The genomic window CGCTTTCGCTCCTGCGATGATGGAAGCCGACGGTCCGCGCCACGTGGCCTTTACGGCATCGTCTGCATGCCTCGCTCCGCTCGATGAAGGCCTTGCTGCCTATGGCGCCAGCAAGAAGGCCATGGCCGGACTTGCCGAAGGTGTGCGTGCCGAACTCACCCCAAAGGGTATCGGCGTCACAACAATCTACCCGGGCCTCGTCAACACCCGCATTTGGGACGCTGCGCGGTCGCGACCAGAGCGCTTCGGTGGTGCCCGTCACCAGCCCGAAGAAGCTGGTGCCTACTGGCGGGATGAAGGCATGACAGTGGAGCATGTGGCCGCGCGGGCGATAGCATCTATCGAGGCAAACGAGCCGCATTGCGTCGTCCCGGACGCCAGTACCCGCAGCAAGTTCGATGAAACGATGGCCGCACTGCAGGCGGGCTTTCCCGCCGATGCGTAGTCTCTAGAACTTTTCTTCGCCGCGCGTGCGGTGTGGGTCAGGAAAATCGCGATAGAGCGCAAAGGTAATGCCAGCGATCTTTTGATTGACTGCCGCATGCTTTGCTTCAACGTCACCGGCGCGCCCTGAGACATGGGCAAAGGCATCATCCAGTTGCGCAAGGCCAGTGACTTCAATCATCAAATGGAACTCTCCCATCTCTTTGGGCCCTAGGCCAAGTTTGCGACGCATCAGCCGCCAGCCTTCAATCCTGCCTTCCGACTTGAGAAAAGACATGAAGCCGGCAAGGTCGTCTGCAAATTCAGTATCGGACTGACCGTCGGTGAGATCAAAAAACCCGTGATAGATGTCCACGTCTCATGCTCTCCAAAACGTCCCGGCCACAATGCTCACTATCAGGTAAAGTTGGGTGGTGCCACAAACCCGCCGAGCTCTCGCTCAAGCATGCTGCCGATGGCAATCGTAGTGAAGTCTTCCAGATAGGGTCCAACCACCTGAATGCCAACGGGCAACCCAGCATCTGTCCGACCAACCGGCACAGCCGTTCCTGGAAGGTAAGAAACAAGCGGCAACCCTGACCAACTCACAAGATCAAGATAGGGACGCTCCTCCCCATTCACTGAAAGTGTGCGGTGGTGAAAATTGGATTGTTGATCATGTGGAAAAGCTGAAACCGGTGCCACTGCCATGAGTACTGCGTCATAGGTCTCAAAGAAGCGGGCCCATTTGGCACGCATCTGCGCCTGAACTTCTTTCCAGACGAGCCATTCATGATAGCTGAGCGTCGCTCCACGCGCCTGCATGGCCTGATGGGATTTGTCTTCAGGGTCCAGCGTCCTCGCGGTTTCGCGCAGGCGCTCAAGGACATGCGGCGGGAATCCCCGGGTGGTTCCTCCGTTCAGCAGCGTTGCATAGACTTCAAAGGCTTCGCCAAAGGAGACATCCGGGCGGGCGTCTCGATGGATTGTCGCACCAGCTTGCTCAAGAGCGTCTGCCGCGCGCTCCATGATTTTAACGTTCTCGGCTTCAACCGGGCAGTAGGGATCATCAAACCATGTGGCGATGGTCAGCTCGCGTGGATCTCGCGCGCGAGGTTCAGGCAGAGCAGGTGTCATGCCAACGCTGTCAAAATCATCCGGCCCCATGATCATCGACAGAGCAATCTCAAGATCGCGGGCCGAGCGTCCCATTGGTCCGACAACAGATAGGTCACCGGTGAAAAGCGCACCAGGCACGCCTGGCACATGGCCACGTTTGGACACGAGATTGAAACTTGGCTTGTGACCAAAGACGCCGCACAGATGCGATGGTGTGCGGATTGAGCCACCGATATCTGAGCCGATTTCAAGGGGCGTCAGGCCGGCAGCCAGCGCCGCCGCCGCGCCGCCGGATGACCCGCCTGGACCGCGCGTCACATCCCATGGGTTGTTGGTTGTACCGTACACGTCGTTGTAGCTCTGCAGATCACCAGAGAAGAACGGCACGTTGGTTTTGGCAAAGACAATAGCGCCCGCGGCCTTAATGCGAGCAACAGCGTCAGCATCTCGATCCGGGATATGAGAGGCAAAATCGGTGGCACCCCCGGTGGTAACCAGACCCTCTGTTTCCAGAGCATCTTTGATGGTCATGGGCACCCCATGATAGGGGCCCCAGAAATCACCGCGTGAGACGGCATGATCGGCCTCTTCAGCCTGAGCAAGTGCCCGCTCGAAATCCGTGGCAACTATGGCGTTGAGAGCAGGGTTGTGCGTGTTGTAGCGGCTGATGAGATGATCAAGCAGCTCAACCGATGAAATCTCGCGTCGTCTGATCATGGCGGCCAGAACATGGGCCGGCGCGAAGGTAATATCGCTCATCAGCGGTCTTCCTCTTGAATCTTATGTGTTTTTGCCGCTGAACTTTGTGCAAAGCCCTTAGCCATTTTGTGCAAACCAAAGTGATTGCCGCGTTGAGCCTCAGGCCTGCCTCGCCTAAAGTACGGCCAAATGTCGGGCTGCCACCATGCGGCACTCAAAAAGACCATGCAATCATTTAGGCGCGCGGGCATAGCCACGCGAGGCTGGAAAACAGGGAGACTACCCCATGAAGGGTTTGATGCAGGATTGGCCGCTTCTGGTCCACTCAATCATTGATCACGCAGCGCTGTATCATGGCGACCGGGAAATTGTGACGCGGTCCGTTGAAGGTCCGATCCGTCGTTCGACCTACAAGCAGGTCCATTCGCGGTCCAAGAAGATTGCAAATGCGCTGACCGGCCTTGGCATGAAGCAGGGCGACGTGATTGCCACCATGGCATGGAACACGGACCGCCACCTTGAAGCCTGGTACGGCATCATGGGCATGGGTGCCGTTTGCCACACACTCAATCCGCGTCTGTTCCCCGAGCAGTTGGTCTACATCGCCAACCATGCCGAGGACCGCATTATTTTCGTTGATCTGACTTTCGTGCCGATCATCGAAGGCATCGAAGATCAACTACCGAAACTCGAGCACGTCATCATCATGTGCGACGAGGACAAGATGCCGGAGACGAAGCTCAAGAACGCGCATTGCTATGAGGCCTTGATCAACGCCAACTCTGACGACTTCACATGGGCGCAGGTCGATGAAAACGACGCGTGCGGACTTTGCTACACGTCCGGCACAACGGGAAACCCGAAGGGTGTTCTTTATTCACATCGCTCGAATGTGTTGCACTCCATGGCTGTGAACAATCCCGATGCTATCGGCATGCGTTCAGTCGACAACGTGCTGCCAGTGGTCCCCATGTTCCACGCCAATGCCTGGGGTATTGCATTCGCGGCACCAGCCTCCGGTGCCAAGCTGGTCATGCCGGGTGCCAACATGGATGGCGAGAGCGTTTTCGAATTGCTGGATAGCGAAAAAGTCAGCATCACCGCCGCGGTGCCAACCGTCTGGCTGATGCTTCTTCAGTATCTGCAGGCGGAAGGCAAGAAATTGCCTGCGCTGAATCGTGTTGTCATTGGCGGGTCGGCTGCGCCGCGCTTCATGATTGAAGCGTTTGAAAAAGAGTTCGATGTGCAGGTGTTCCATGCCTGGGGCATGACCGAGCTGTCGCCCATGGGCACACTTGGGTCACTGAAAGCTGGCATGGAAGATCTGCCGCTTGATAAGCAGATCGACATCAAGGTGAAGCAGGGACGTCCGATTTATTCGGTGGAAATGAAGATCACCGACGACGACGGCAAGGAGCTACCCCGCGATGGCGTGGCGTTTGGCCACCTGATGGTGCGTGGTCCTGCTATCTCTGGTTCTTACCTCAAGGGTGAGGGTGGCAACATTCTGGATAAAGACGGCTGGTTTGACACCGGCGACGTGGCAACCATCGATGCCGAAGGCTTCATGAACATCACTGACCGCGCCAAGGACGTCATCAAGTCCGGCGGCGAATGGATTTCATCCATCGAGCTTGAAAATGTTGCCGTAGGCTACCCCGATGTGCAGGAAGCTGCTGTGATTGGCGTGGCGCATCCCAAGTGGGACGAACGTCCGTTGCTGATCATCATTCCTGCTGAAGGCAAATCGCCGACCAAGGAAGACATTCTTGGCTACATGGAAGGCAAGATTGCCAAGTGGTGGATGCCGGACGACGTAACCTTCGTGGATGAAATCCCGCACACGGCAACCGGCAAAATCCAGAAGCTGGCATTGCGCCAGACCTTCAAGGACTACGTGCTACCAACATCCGATCTCAAGAAGGGCGCAGCTGAGTAGCCGCGTTTCTCGCCGGCTCAGCATTTGGCTGGGCCGGAACATGCCGACAACAAGCGCCGGGGTAGCGCAAAGGGGGCAGGACGTTAGGTCCTGATACGTAGAT from Candidatus Phaeomarinobacter ectocarpi includes these protein-coding regions:
- a CDS encoding SDR family NAD(P)-dependent oxidoreductase, which produces MSRFKGLNAVITGGADGIGAAYALELAWAGVNVAVLDVLEDKAQATADAVQAQGVKSIAVAADVTDRQSLSAAADTVAADLGAVALLIINAGVGIGGGYVGASERAVDWLLNVNVLGPINTTRAFAPAMMEADGPRHVAFTASSACLAPLDEGLAAYGASKKAMAGLAEGVRAELTPKGIGVTTIYPGLVNTRIWDAARSRPERFGGARHQPEEAGAYWRDEGMTVEHVAARAIASIEANEPHCVVPDASTRSKFDETMAALQAGFPADA
- a CDS encoding DUF6614 family protein, producing MDIYHGFFDLTDGQSDTEFADDLAGFMSFLKSEGRIEGWRLMRRKLGLGPKEMGEFHLMIEVTGLAQLDDAFAHVSGRAGDVEAKHAAVNQKIAGITFALYRDFPDPHRTRGEEKF
- a CDS encoding amidase codes for the protein MSDITFAPAHVLAAMIRRREISSVELLDHLISRYNTHNPALNAIVATDFERALAQAEEADHAVSRGDFWGPYHGVPMTIKDALETEGLVTTGGATDFASHIPDRDADAVARIKAAGAIVFAKTNVPFFSGDLQSYNDVYGTTNNPWDVTRGPGGSSGGAAAALAAGLTPLEIGSDIGGSIRTPSHLCGVFGHKPSFNLVSKRGHVPGVPGALFTGDLSVVGPMGRSARDLEIALSMIMGPDDFDSVGMTPALPEPRARDPRELTIATWFDDPYCPVEAENVKIMERAADALEQAGATIHRDARPDVSFGEAFEVYATLLNGGTTRGFPPHVLERLRETARTLDPEDKSHQAMQARGATLSYHEWLVWKEVQAQMRAKWARFFETYDAVLMAVAPVSAFPHDQQSNFHHRTLSVNGEERPYLDLVSWSGLPLVSYLPGTAVPVGRTDAGLPVGIQVVGPYLEDFTTIAIGSMLERELGGFVAPPNFT
- a CDS encoding 3-(methylthio)propionyl-CoA ligase encodes the protein MKGLMQDWPLLVHSIIDHAALYHGDREIVTRSVEGPIRRSTYKQVHSRSKKIANALTGLGMKQGDVIATMAWNTDRHLEAWYGIMGMGAVCHTLNPRLFPEQLVYIANHAEDRIIFVDLTFVPIIEGIEDQLPKLEHVIIMCDEDKMPETKLKNAHCYEALINANSDDFTWAQVDENDACGLCYTSGTTGNPKGVLYSHRSNVLHSMAVNNPDAIGMRSVDNVLPVVPMFHANAWGIAFAAPASGAKLVMPGANMDGESVFELLDSEKVSITAAVPTVWLMLLQYLQAEGKKLPALNRVVIGGSAAPRFMIEAFEKEFDVQVFHAWGMTELSPMGTLGSLKAGMEDLPLDKQIDIKVKQGRPIYSVEMKITDDDGKELPRDGVAFGHLMVRGPAISGSYLKGEGGNILDKDGWFDTGDVATIDAEGFMNITDRAKDVIKSGGEWISSIELENVAVGYPDVQEAAVIGVAHPKWDERPLLIIIPAEGKSPTKEDILGYMEGKIAKWWMPDDVTFVDEIPHTATGKIQKLALRQTFKDYVLPTSDLKKGAAE